The Faecalibacter sp. LW9 genome has a segment encoding these proteins:
- the rsfS gene encoding ribosome silencing factor, protein MIDAQYTKDLLDSIVDGITNVKGEDITILDLREIENAFCQYFVLCNGKSNTQVSAIAASVERTVKTEMHERPYSVEGTQNKHWILMDYTNVIVHIFQEEYREFYDIEGLWGDAKETRIEMNY, encoded by the coding sequence ATGATAGACGCACAATATACAAAGGATTTATTAGATAGCATTGTTGACGGAATTACAAATGTTAAAGGAGAAGATATTACCATCTTAGATTTACGTGAAATTGAAAATGCATTTTGTCAATATTTTGTTCTTTGTAACGGAAAATCGAATACACAAGTAAGCGCAATCGCAGCATCTGTTGAAAGAACTGTAAAGACAGAAATGCATGAAAGACCTTATAGCGTAGAAGGGACTCAAAACAAACATTGGATTTTAATGGACTATACGAACGTTATTGTTCATATCTTTCAAGAAGAATACAGAGAATTCTATGACATCGAAGGATTATGGGGAGATGCCAAAGAAACTCGTATCGAAATGAATTATTAA
- the ftsH gene encoding ATP-dependent zinc metalloprotease FtsH, translating to MKKNNLKPKGFNPTWIYAIIGLVLIGFFLLTPNIGSQSKSLDRGTFNSYITQGYVDQVDLDLENNKVSVYLTDEALNKEEFKQFKNQEPGIMNFGAKGPNYSFTIADAGNFEKEFNEIVAQSPNKNVKLNTITPDVFSKMFLNIFLWLLFFGAIYFFVFRRMGGPSSGGQGGIFNVGKSKAKLFEGEDHIKTTFKDVAGLEGAKEEIEEIVEFLRNPEKFTKLGGKIPKGALLVGPPGTGKTLLAKAVAGEAKVPFFSLSGSDFVEMFVGVGASRVRDLFKNAKEKSPSIIFIDEIDAIGRARGKSNFSGSNDERENTLNQLLTEMDGFGTESNVIVIAATNRADILDKALIRPGRFDRMIHVDLPEVNERKDIFKVHLRPLKLGEDVDVEFLAKQTPGFSGADIFNVCNEAALVAARKNKEVVEKQDFLDAVDRIIGGLEKKSKVIKPQEKERIAYHEAGHATIGWLTEHAAPLVKVTIVPRGKSLGAAWYLPEERQITTTEQLLDEMCMTMGGRAAEEVVMGNISTGALSDLEKVTKQANAMVSIYGLNKEVGNVSYYDSSGQNEYGFSKPYSELTAQKIDKEISILIEGQYERAKEILRANRDKLDLLAQKLIDKEVIFKEDLEEIFGPRPFSSDALLKEEPTIEPVEKESEIIKE from the coding sequence TTGAAAAAAAATAATTTAAAACCAAAAGGTTTTAATCCTACATGGATATATGCCATCATAGGATTAGTGCTTATTGGCTTCTTTTTATTAACGCCAAATATTGGAAGTCAGTCTAAAAGTTTAGACCGCGGGACATTCAATAGCTATATTACACAAGGCTATGTGGATCAAGTGGATTTAGATTTAGAGAACAATAAAGTAAGTGTTTACTTGACTGATGAAGCCTTAAATAAAGAAGAATTTAAGCAATTCAAAAATCAAGAGCCAGGTATTATGAATTTTGGAGCAAAAGGTCCAAACTATTCATTTACGATTGCTGATGCCGGTAACTTTGAAAAAGAATTTAATGAAATTGTTGCTCAAAGTCCAAACAAAAATGTGAAACTAAACACTATCACACCTGATGTTTTCAGCAAAATGTTTTTAAACATTTTCTTATGGTTATTGTTCTTCGGTGCAATTTATTTCTTTGTTTTCCGTCGTATGGGGGGACCAAGCAGCGGTGGACAAGGAGGAATTTTTAACGTTGGAAAATCCAAAGCGAAATTGTTTGAGGGTGAAGATCATATCAAAACGACTTTCAAAGATGTAGCGGGATTAGAAGGTGCGAAAGAAGAAATCGAAGAAATTGTAGAATTTTTACGTAATCCTGAAAAATTCACAAAATTAGGAGGTAAAATCCCTAAAGGTGCATTATTAGTAGGACCTCCAGGTACAGGTAAAACGTTATTAGCAAAAGCTGTAGCTGGTGAAGCTAAAGTTCCTTTCTTTTCGTTATCAGGTTCTGATTTCGTTGAAATGTTCGTAGGTGTTGGTGCTTCTCGTGTACGTGACTTATTTAAAAATGCCAAAGAAAAATCGCCTTCAATTATCTTTATTGATGAGATTGATGCCATTGGTCGTGCGCGTGGAAAATCAAACTTCTCGGGATCAAATGATGAACGCGAAAATACCTTAAATCAGTTGTTAACTGAAATGGATGGTTTCGGAACTGAATCGAATGTTATTGTAATCGCTGCAACGAACCGTGCAGATATTTTGGATAAAGCCTTGATTCGTCCTGGTCGTTTTGACCGTATGATTCACGTGGATTTACCTGAGGTAAATGAGCGTAAAGATATTTTCAAGGTACACTTACGACCTTTAAAATTAGGTGAAGATGTAGACGTAGAATTCTTAGCAAAACAAACCCCTGGTTTCTCAGGAGCTGATATTTTTAATGTATGTAACGAAGCCGCTTTAGTTGCAGCTCGTAAAAATAAAGAAGTGGTTGAAAAACAAGATTTCTTAGATGCTGTTGACCGTATTATTGGTGGACTTGAAAAGAAATCGAAAGTTATTAAGCCACAAGAGAAAGAACGTATTGCTTATCACGAAGCTGGGCATGCAACAATTGGATGGTTAACTGAACATGCTGCACCATTGGTTAAAGTAACGATTGTTCCTCGTGGAAAATCGTTAGGAGCAGCTTGGTATTTACCTGAAGAACGTCAAATTACAACGACTGAACAATTGTTAGACGAAATGTGTATGACAATGGGTGGTCGTGCAGCGGAAGAAGTTGTGATGGGTAACATTTCAACTGGAGCATTAAGTGACTTAGAAAAAGTTACAAAACAAGCCAATGCTATGGTAAGTATCTACGGATTAAATAAAGAAGTAGGGAATGTTTCTTACTATGATTCATCTGGTCAAAATGAATATGGTTTCAGTAAACCTTATTCTGAGTTAACTGCTCAAAAAATCGATAAAGAAATTAGTATTTTAATCGAAGGTCAATACGAAAGAGCCAAAGAAATTCTTCGTGCGAATAGAGATAAATTAGATCTATTAGCTCAAAAATTAATTGATAAAGAGGTCATCTTTAAAGAAGATTTAGAAGAAATTTTTGGTCCGCGCCCTTTCAGTTCAGATGCGCTTTTAAAAGAAGAGCCGACGATTGAACCGGTAGAAAAAGAATCAGAAATTATCAAAGAATAA
- a CDS encoding biotin--[acetyl-CoA-carboxylase] ligase: MKIITFPTIPNTNNYLMDLSKKGANSWTVIHALEQTEGKGYAGNQWEVIANQNLTFSFLIKSDLEYRDLIYLNEWIALVLHRSLSAYTKGIEVKWPNDIILNNKKICGVLIENHKTNHQMHSIIGIGINVNQTDFNHLPKATSLSKETAKTYDIVSVLTELMQNFQSEYHWLEEKKFDTIHQHYNELLFRKDISSQFRWNGEVIEGVIRASTERGTLIIEINGEEQEFLHKQIELMY; encoded by the coding sequence ATGAAAATTATTACGTTCCCAACCATTCCTAATACTAATAATTATTTAATGGATTTATCCAAAAAAGGTGCCAACTCTTGGACCGTCATACATGCTTTAGAGCAAACTGAAGGAAAAGGTTACGCAGGGAATCAATGGGAGGTTATCGCAAATCAAAATCTAACGTTTAGTTTTTTGATTAAAAGTGATTTAGAATATCGTGATTTAATTTATCTCAACGAATGGATAGCACTGGTATTGCATCGTTCATTATCCGCTTATACCAAAGGGATTGAGGTAAAATGGCCGAACGATATCATTTTAAATAACAAGAAGATTTGTGGAGTTTTGATTGAAAATCATAAAACTAATCATCAAATGCATTCCATCATTGGAATTGGTATAAATGTGAACCAAACTGATTTTAATCATTTACCAAAAGCAACATCTCTATCGAAAGAAACTGCCAAAACGTATGACATCGTGTCGGTTTTGACAGAATTAATGCAGAATTTTCAGTCCGAATACCATTGGTTGGAAGAAAAAAAATTTGATACCATTCATCAGCACTATAATGAATTATTGTTTCGTAAGGATATTAGTTCCCAATTTCGATGGAATGGAGAAGTGATTGAAGGAGTAATTAGAGCATCAACAGAACGTGGTACATTAATCATAGAGATCAATGGTGAAGAACAAGAGTTTTTGCATAAACAAATTGAATTGATGTATTAA
- the idi gene encoding isopentenyl-diphosphate Delta-isomerase yields MEEFVVLVDREDRELGLMEKQQAHVAGLLHRAFSVFIFNSKGELMLQQRAATKYHSPTLWTNTCCSHPRENETYRDAAKRRLVEEMGFDCDLSYKFNFIYKAPLDNGLTEHELDHVFIGTFDGEPNLNSEEVMAYRWVEMDDLKKDMQKNPQNYTAWFKIIFDQYLSHIEA; encoded by the coding sequence ATGGAAGAATTTGTTGTATTGGTAGATCGTGAAGATCGCGAATTAGGATTGATGGAAAAGCAACAAGCACATGTTGCAGGTTTATTACATCGCGCATTCTCAGTTTTTATTTTTAATTCAAAAGGAGAACTGATGTTGCAACAGCGTGCAGCGACTAAATACCATTCGCCTACGCTATGGACTAATACTTGTTGCAGTCATCCACGTGAAAATGAAACATATCGGGATGCAGCCAAACGAAGATTGGTAGAAGAAATGGGATTTGATTGTGATTTATCTTACAAATTCAATTTTATTTATAAAGCACCTTTGGATAATGGATTAACGGAGCACGAATTGGATCATGTTTTTATAGGTACTTTTGATGGAGAACCTAACCTTAATTCTGAGGAAGTAATGGCGTATCGCTGGGTAGAAATGGATGACCTAAAAAAAGATATGCAAAAAAATCCACAAAATTATACCGCTTGGTTTAAAATTATTTTTGATCAGTACCTTTCGCATATCGAAGCATAA